A genomic region of Miscanthus floridulus cultivar M001 chromosome 3, ASM1932011v1, whole genome shotgun sequence contains the following coding sequences:
- the LOC136541826 gene encoding pyrophosphate--fructose 6-phosphate 1-phosphotransferase subunit alpha-like: MNADDLGSPRELTGLQRRRALYQPELPPCLLQGTRIRVEFGDSTTTIDSKCADIVAQAFPHIFGQKLVRFLEPHTDTVVSESDAQVIQEHPPIRVGVVFSGRQSPGGHNVIWGTYDAMRAQNPHNVLLGFVGGTEGLFAKKTLEITDDVLSSYKNQGGFDLLGRTVDQIRTTEQINAAKATCCDLNLDGLIIIGGVTSNSDAAQLAEIFAEHNCKTKVIGVPVTLSGDLRNQFVETTVGFDTVCKVNSQLISNVCLDAISAGKYYYFVRLMGGKASHVALECALQSHPNMVILGEEVAFSKLTLKEITNKICDGVEARAEQGKYHGVLVIPEGLIESIPEMYALIQEINNLHSNNVSEADIPSQLSPWAAALFKFLPSFIRRELILHQESDNSAQLSQIDTEQLLAYLVEAEMNKRTKEGKYKGRKFSSVCHFFGSQARGSLPSNFDCNYAYVLGHICVQIIAAGLNGYMATVTNLKDSTNKWRCAAVPLAAMMSVRRHLRGPGAVPIGRPVIHPSPIDLKAESYAVLREKASSFLLDDFYRTPGGIQFEGPGAGTKPITLTIEEQDYLGDIEILQAYLDKVRTILKPGCSREILKASISSIASVNDVLKFMSAPLNTELPLYHFN; this comes from the exons ATGAACGCCGACGACCTGGGCTCGCCGAGGGAGCTCACCGGGCTGCAGCGGAGAAGGGCGCTGTACCAGCCGGAGTTGCCTCCATGTCTTCTTCAG GGAACGAGAATCAGAGTGGAGTTTGGCGACTCAACAACGACCATTGATTCAAAATGCGCCGACATCGTCGCACAGGCATTCCCACACATCTTTGGTCAGAAGCTGGTGCGTTTCCTAGAGCCACACACTGACACGGTGGTCTCTGAATCTGATGCACAAGTCATCCAAGAACACCCACCAATtag GGTGGGTGTGGTGTTTTCTGGAAGGCAATCACCTGGCGGGCATAATGTCATATGGGGTACTTATGATGCTATGAGAGCTCAGAATCCACACAATGTTCTGCTTGGGTTTGTAG gTGGCACGGAAGGCCTATTTGCAAAGAAGACGCTGGAGATCACTGATGATGTGCTTTCGTCATACaaaaatcaag GTGGTTTTGATTTGCTCGGCAGGACTGTTGATCAAATCCGCACGACAGAGCAAATAAATGCTGCTAAGGCAACATGCTGTGATCTTAACTTGGATGGCCTAATCATCATTGGAG GGGTGACCTCCAATTCAGATGCTGCTCAGCTTGCAGAGATCTTTGCGGAGCATAACTGCAAGACAAAA GTTATAGGTGTCCCTGTAACGCTGAGTGGTGATCTCAGGAATCAGTTCGTGGAAACAACTGTTGGTTTTGATACAGTGTGCAAG GTGAACTCTCAGCTTATAAGCAATGTTTGCCTTGATGCAATCTCAGCTGGGAAG TACTACTATTTTGTTCGCTTGATGGGTGGCAAAGCATCTCATGTTGCATTAGAGTGCGCACTTCAGTCACACCCAAACATG GTTATATTAGGAGAGGAGGTGGCGTTTTCAAAGCTCACATTGAAGGAAATTACAAACAAGATATGCGACGGAGTAGAAGCAAGGGCGGAACAAG GGaaataccatggagtgctagtTATTCCTGAGGGACTAATAGAAAGCATACCAGAAATGTATGCACTCATTCAG GAAATCAATAATCTCCACAGTAATAATGTTTCTGAGGCAGACATTCCATCTCAACTTTCTCCATGGGCCGCTGCCTTGTTCAAGTTCTTGCCATCGTTCATTAGGAGAGAG TTGATCCTGCATCAAGAATCTGATAACTCAGCACAGCTATCTCAG ATCGATACCGAGCAGCTCTTAGCTTATTTAGTAGAAGCAGAAATGAACAAGAGAACA AAAGAAGGAAAGTACAAGGGAAGAAAATTCAGTTCAGTGTGCCACTTCTTTGGTTCTCAAGCCCGAGGATCGCTACCATCAAACTTCGACTGCAACTATGCTTAT GTTCTTGGCCATATTTGTGTGCAAATAATAGCAGCTGGATTGAATGGTTACATGGCTACCGTAACAAATCTGAAGGACTCGACAAACAAGTGGCGATGCGCTGCTGTTCCTCTAGCG GCAATGATGAGTGTGAGGAGACACTTGCGTGGTCCTGGAGCTGTTCCTATTGGGAGGCCAGTTATCCATCCTTCTCCTATTGACCTGAAAGCAGAGTCATATGC GGTCCTGAGAGAGAAAGCCTCAAGCTTTCTGTTAGATGATTTCTACAGAACTCCAGGAGGCATTCAGTTCGAAGGACCTGGCGCAGGCACCAAGCCTATCACATTGACCATAGAAGAGCAGGACTATCTGGGTGATATCGAGATACTGCAAGCCTACTTGGACAag GTTAGGACCATCCTGAAGCCTGGATGCTCACGGGAGATTCTCAAGGCATCAATAAGCTCAATTGCGTCAGTAAACGATGTGCTCAAGTTCATGTCGGCACCCCTCAATACAGAGCTTCCTCTCTACCACTTCAACTGA